A part of Rhinoderma darwinii isolate aRhiDar2 chromosome 1, aRhiDar2.hap1, whole genome shotgun sequence genomic DNA contains:
- the HNRNPDL gene encoding heterogeneous nuclear ribonucleoprotein D-like isoform X2, giving the protein MSGFEVMDQFSEGSKINASKNQQDEGKMFIGGLSWDTSKKDLTEYLSRFGEVVDCTIKTDPVTGRSRGFGFVLFRDAISVDKVLELKEHKLDGKLIDPKRAKALKGKEPPKKVFVGGLSPDTTEEQIKEYFGGFGDIENIELPMDTKTNERRGFCFITYTDEDPVKKLLESRYHQIGSGKCEIKVAQPKELYRQQQQQQKGGRGQGQSWNQGYNNYYDQGYGSYGSSSSSSTYSDPSYNNYGGYDYTGYNYGSYSGYNNQGYTDYSGQQSTYGKASRGGGNHQNNYQPY; this is encoded by the exons ATGAGTGGTTTCGAAGTTATGGACCAATTCTCCGAGGGCTCAAAGATCAACGCCAGCAAGAATCAGCAGGATGAAGG AAAGATGTTCATCGGAGGCTTGAGCTGGGACACGAGTAAGAAGGATCTGACAGAATACCTCTCCAGGTTCGGAGAAGTTGTAGACTGCACCATTAAGACAGACCCGGTCACTGGGCGATCCAGGGGGTTTGGCTTTGTCCTCTTCAGGGATGCGATCAGTGTGGATAAG GTCTTGGAACTGAAAGAACATAAGCTTGATGGAAAACTCATCGACCCTAAAAGAGCAAAGGCATTGAAGGGGAAGGAGCCTCCGAAGAAAGTGTTTGTTGGTGGCCTCAGCCCTGACACCACAGAGGAGCAGATCAAAGAATACTTTGGAGGGTTTGGAGAT ATTGAGAACATTGAACTCCCAATGGACACCAAAACGAATGAGAGGAGAGGTTTCTGCTTCATTACGTACACCGATGAAGACCCTGTGAAAAAGCTTTTGGAAAGCCGATACCACCAGATCGGTTCAGGAAAG tgTGAGATCAAAGTGGCACAACCTAAAGAACTCTACAGACAACAGCAGCAGCAACAGAAAGGCGGAAGAG GCCAAGGACAAAGTTGGAACCAGGGGTACAATAACTACTATGATCAAGGATATGGAAGCTacggcagtagtagcagcagcagtacctACAGTGATCCGAGCTATAATAACTATGGCGGATATGATTATACTGGGTACAACTATGGAAGTTACAGTGGATACAACAACCAAGGTTACACAGACTACAGTG GTCAACAAAGCACATATGGAAAGGCATCAAGAGGAGGTGGAAACCATCAAAACAACTACCAACCATACTGA
- the HNRNPDL gene encoding heterogeneous nuclear ribonucleoprotein D-like isoform X1, whose amino-acid sequence MSGFEVMDQFSEGSKINASKNQQDEGKMFIGGLSWDTSKKDLTEYLSRFGEVVDCTIKTDPVTGRSRGFGFVLFRDAISVDKVLELKEHKLDGKLIDPKRAKALKGKEPPKKVFVGGLSPDTTEEQIKEYFGGFGDIENIELPMDTKTNERRGFCFITYTDEDPVKKLLESRYHQIGSGKCEIKVAQPKELYRQQQQQQKGGRGTSNGRGGGRGRGRGGQGQSWNQGYNNYYDQGYGSYGSSSSSSTYSDPSYNNYGGYDYTGYNYGSYSGYNNQGYTDYSGQQSTYGKASRGGGNHQNNYQPY is encoded by the exons ATGAGTGGTTTCGAAGTTATGGACCAATTCTCCGAGGGCTCAAAGATCAACGCCAGCAAGAATCAGCAGGATGAAGG AAAGATGTTCATCGGAGGCTTGAGCTGGGACACGAGTAAGAAGGATCTGACAGAATACCTCTCCAGGTTCGGAGAAGTTGTAGACTGCACCATTAAGACAGACCCGGTCACTGGGCGATCCAGGGGGTTTGGCTTTGTCCTCTTCAGGGATGCGATCAGTGTGGATAAG GTCTTGGAACTGAAAGAACATAAGCTTGATGGAAAACTCATCGACCCTAAAAGAGCAAAGGCATTGAAGGGGAAGGAGCCTCCGAAGAAAGTGTTTGTTGGTGGCCTCAGCCCTGACACCACAGAGGAGCAGATCAAAGAATACTTTGGAGGGTTTGGAGAT ATTGAGAACATTGAACTCCCAATGGACACCAAAACGAATGAGAGGAGAGGTTTCTGCTTCATTACGTACACCGATGAAGACCCTGTGAAAAAGCTTTTGGAAAGCCGATACCACCAGATCGGTTCAGGAAAG tgTGAGATCAAAGTGGCACAACCTAAAGAACTCTACAGACAACAGCAGCAGCAACAGAAAGGCGGAAGAGGTACATCAAATGGACGAGGAGGTGGCCGGGGGAGGGGCAGAGGAG GCCAAGGACAAAGTTGGAACCAGGGGTACAATAACTACTATGATCAAGGATATGGAAGCTacggcagtagtagcagcagcagtacctACAGTGATCCGAGCTATAATAACTATGGCGGATATGATTATACTGGGTACAACTATGGAAGTTACAGTGGATACAACAACCAAGGTTACACAGACTACAGTG GTCAACAAAGCACATATGGAAAGGCATCAAGAGGAGGTGGAAACCATCAAAACAACTACCAACCATACTGA